AGGAAATTTATTTTGAAAAAACGGATCCTGCAAGACCCAGTCATGCTCCCCAATTCTTCCCTTGTCCATAGTAGCCCTCCTTTCATCTTCCCATACTTATTTTATGCGGTAAAGGAAATTGGAGTGACCCTGGGATAAAAGTCTACATACAATGATAAAGAGCATTATGTTTACAGGAGGGGGAGCGATGCCTTCAATTGTCGGAAATATTAAAATTAACAGTGTCGGCCCAAGCTCCAATGTCCAGATCGGTGATTCAGCTTCAATTATACTCAGCAGTAGCACAAAATCTTATGCAGGAGCCAACTCTTTTGTAACAGGGGATGAGATCGGTACGATTATCAGATATAACCAGGCCAGCAGCACAAATACCAATGACCCGGATGTGGTGGATAGTGATGGCAGACAACAAATCGTGTAATCTCAGCTCATTTACTGTGAATCAGACGATTACAATTCATCAGATACGGATTGAAGTGATCAGCAACTCTTCTGTATTTCATATCGGAACTGCGGGAGTCATTAAATCTCTTTCCAATATATACAATACAGGAGGATTTACTGCGCCAGCCCCGCAATTCGGCCAAGATGCCTCCCACTTGCCGTACTCCCCTATGGTTCCATTGCCGCCGCTTCGATAAAAATGAAGTTTCCAGTATGTGTCCTTTTTTCCTCCATATAATGTGTTAAGGAGGGAACACAGATGGATTATTACAGCTATCAGCAGCTTATTTTCCAGATTCAGTGGCTTTTGGAAAAAACTCTGTTGCTGGATGATCGCTTGTCCCAATTGCAATCCGATATAGATAACATCAAGCAACGCAATCCGACAAGCATAGATAGAATACCATTTTGACCAATTGAAGATCGAAAGACTGGATGGCACATTAAACATCGGCCTTACACCGAACGGAGGCAAATCGTTAGACGACCTCACTGTTAACGGGCAACCTCTCGATCAGATGAACATCCGGGATAACGGGAATTCGCATATTCATCAACAGCTAATCCGTTATCTTTATGAACAAGTACCCGAGAAAATACGCAAATGGAGTGAGGCACACCAGGCGGATGC
This Paenibacillus larvae subsp. larvae DNA region includes the following protein-coding sequences:
- a CDS encoding spore germination protein is translated as MPSIVGNIKINSVGPSSNVQIGDSASIILSSSTKSYAGANSFVTGDEIGTIIRYNQASSTNTNDPDVVDSDGRQQIV
- a CDS encoding spore germination protein GerPB, with protein sequence MADNKSCNLSSFTVNQTITIHQIRIEVISNSSVFHIGTAGVIKSLSNIYNTGGFTAPAPQFGQDASHLPYSPMVPLPPLR
- the gerPC gene encoding germination protein is translated as MKIERLDGTLNIGLTPNGGKSLDDLTVNGQPLDQMNIRDNGNSHIHQQLIRYLYEQVPEKIRKWSEAHQADASEITPAILTDIHQQLDERIRYYMHAVSDENQKADQIDEESVKMSVFEKVKHDIDTAVEQYISKTFKQGG